From a region of the Sinorhizobium sp. B11 genome:
- a CDS encoding anthranilate synthase, translated as MVTILRDDGAEIYETKGGITVTRQRRAIPYADAVSSYVDKLDERRGAVFSSNYEYPGRYTRWDTAVVDPPLGVSSFGRNVWIEAYNERGEVILEFIVERLKTVSELELGALTARRLDLTVKMPDRVFTEEERSKMPTVFTVLRAITDLFYSQADASIGFYGAFGYDLAFQFDAINLKLERPSDQRDMVLYLPDEILVVDNYAAKAWVDRYDFSKNGKTTEGRAGDIAAEPFVRTDTIPPKSDHRPGEYAELVVKAKESFRKGDLFEVVPGQKFMERCESKPSDISKRLKAINPSPYSFFINLGNQEYLVGASPEMFVRVSGRRIETCPISGTIKRGDDPIADSEQILKLLNSKKDESELTMCSDVDRNDKSRVCEPGSVKVIGRRQIEMYSRLIHTVDHIEGRLRDDMDAFDGFLSHAWAVTVTGAPKLWAMRFIEAHEKSPRAWYGGAIGMVGFNGDMNTGLTLRTVRIKDGIAEVRAGATLLNDSIPEEEEAETELKASAMLSAIRDAKTGNSGKTQRDVASVGKGVNILLIDHEDSFVHTLANYFRQTGATVSTVRTPVPEEIFDRLNPDLVVLSPGPGNPKDFDCKATIKKARARNLPIFGVCLGLQALAEAYGGELRHLALPMHGKPSRIRVLEPGIVFSGLAKEVTVGRYHSIFADPSTLPRDFIITAESEDGTIMGIEHAKEPIAAVQFHPESIMTLGGDAGMRMIENVVAHLARRAKTKAA; from the coding sequence ATGGTAACGATCCTGCGGGATGATGGTGCGGAAATCTACGAGACCAAGGGCGGTATTACCGTCACGCGGCAAAGGCGGGCCATTCCCTATGCCGATGCTGTCTCGTCCTATGTCGACAAGCTCGATGAGCGGCGCGGCGCCGTCTTCTCGTCGAACTACGAATATCCGGGCCGCTATACGCGTTGGGATACGGCTGTCGTCGATCCGCCGCTCGGTGTCTCCTCCTTCGGCCGCAATGTCTGGATCGAAGCCTATAACGAGCGCGGCGAGGTCATCCTCGAGTTCATCGTCGAGCGACTGAAGACCGTCAGCGAACTGGAACTCGGCGCACTGACCGCGCGCAGGCTCGATCTGACGGTCAAGATGCCTGACCGCGTTTTCACCGAAGAAGAGCGCTCGAAGATGCCGACGGTGTTTACCGTACTTCGCGCCATCACCGATCTTTTCTATTCGCAAGCCGATGCCAGCATCGGCTTCTATGGCGCTTTCGGCTATGATCTCGCCTTCCAGTTCGACGCGATCAATCTGAAGCTGGAACGACCTTCCGACCAGCGCGACATGGTGCTTTACCTGCCGGATGAAATCCTCGTCGTCGACAACTATGCCGCCAAGGCCTGGGTTGATCGCTACGATTTCTCCAAGAACGGCAAGACGACCGAGGGCAGGGCAGGCGACATCGCAGCCGAGCCGTTTGTCCGCACGGATACGATCCCGCCGAAGAGCGATCATCGTCCGGGCGAATATGCCGAGCTCGTCGTCAAGGCGAAGGAGAGCTTCCGCAAGGGCGATCTCTTCGAAGTGGTGCCCGGGCAGAAGTTCATGGAGCGCTGCGAAAGCAAGCCTTCGGATATTTCCAAGCGGCTGAAGGCGATCAATCCGTCCCCCTATTCCTTCTTCATCAACCTTGGAAACCAGGAATACCTGGTCGGTGCCTCGCCGGAAATGTTCGTGCGTGTTTCCGGTCGCCGCATCGAGACCTGCCCGATCTCGGGCACGATCAAGCGCGGCGACGATCCGATCGCCGACAGCGAGCAGATTCTCAAGCTCCTGAACTCGAAGAAGGACGAGTCCGAACTCACCATGTGCTCGGACGTCGACCGCAACGACAAGAGCCGCGTCTGCGAGCCGGGTTCGGTCAAGGTCATCGGTCGCCGCCAGATCGAGATGTATTCGCGTCTCATCCATACAGTCGACCATATCGAGGGGCGTCTGCGTGACGATATGGACGCCTTTGACGGCTTCCTGAGCCATGCCTGGGCCGTGACTGTAACCGGTGCGCCGAAGCTTTGGGCCATGCGTTTCATCGAAGCGCATGAGAAGAGCCCGCGCGCATGGTATGGTGGGGCGATCGGCATGGTCGGCTTCAATGGCGACATGAATACCGGCCTGACGCTGCGCACCGTGCGCATCAAGGATGGAATTGCCGAAGTGCGCGCCGGTGCGACGCTGCTCAACGATTCCATTCCCGAGGAAGAAGAAGCCGAAACCGAACTGAAGGCCTCTGCCATGCTTTCCGCCATCCGCGATGCCAAGACCGGCAATTCCGGCAAGACCCAGCGCGATGTCGCCTCTGTTGGCAAGGGCGTCAACATCCTGTTGATCGACCACGAAGACAGTTTCGTACATACGCTGGCGAATTACTTCCGCCAGACGGGGGCGACCGTCTCGACTGTGCGTACGCCGGTGCCGGAAGAAATCTTCGATCGGCTGAACCCTGATCTCGTCGTTCTGTCGCCGGGACCTGGGAACCCGAAGGATTTCGACTGCAAGGCGACGATCAAGAAGGCCCGCGCTCGCAACCTTCCGATCTTTGGCGTCTGCCTGGGCCTACAGGCTTTGGCCGAAGCCTATGGTGGAGAGCTTCGTCATCTGGCTCTGCCGATGCATGGCAAACCGTCGCGCATCCGCGTGCTGGAGCCGGGCATCGTCTTCTCGGGGCTTGCCAAGGAAGTCACGGTCGGCCGTTATCACTCGATCTTTGCCGATCCTTCGACGCTGCCGCGGGATTTCATCATCACCGCAGAAAGCGAGGACGGCACGATCATGGGCATCGAGCATGCCAAGGAGCCGATCGCGGCCGTGCAGTTCCATCCGGAATCGATCATGACGCTCGGCGGCGATGCCGGCATGCGCATGATCGAGAATGTGGTGGCGCATCTCGCCCGCCGTGCCAAGACCAAGGCGGCCTGA